The genome window CCGAGACAAAGCCGATAATCAGGGATGTGGGCATAATCATCGACGGACAGGAGCTCAAGCCCCAGGAGATAGTGGACAGGGACAAGAAGAAGACCGGCAACGTCACAAAGGACGGAAAAATTTCACTGTCGGTTCTCGAGAACGTGTGGCCGTACTTCAGCGCCTACGCAAGGACCGTTGTGGCTGAGATAGAGAGTGCGGGGATAAAGATAGACAAGGCCCACTTCGATATCAGGGGAAGGAAGGAGTTTGAGATAAACCTCTCCCTCGTCGTCGAGACGGGCATGGCCAGGGACTCCGTTTACAGGGTGATCAGGGATATCCTGAGCAGGCACGCGAAGGAGCTCGGAAGGAGCCTGAAACGCTACATAACCGTCCACAACATAGAAGTTGAAACCGTATCAAAGGCCAACGTGCCTGGAGCAACGGCCACGTCCACAGCCGTTGGAAGCGGCAAGGCAGCAGAGATACTGGCGAAGAAAGAGCTTATTGAAAAGGAGGTTGAGCAGCTTCTGAAGCAGGCGGGAATAGACGAACTCTCCGCACTCACAGAGGAGAAGAAGAAGGAAAGCGAGGAGACGATGCTCAGGAGCCGCATAGAGCCGGCAGTTGAGACCCTTAAGAACAGAATCCACGCGGAGCTTAAGCTCGTCCCGCGCGTCACGTTCAAGTGGCTCAAGCTCAACCATGAGATAAGAAGCTCCACAGTCTACGTTGATATCGAGGCCAGCTTCCTCCGAGAAAACGTTGGAGGTCTTTTCGGCTCGTTCTCCGGAGTTTCCGACGAGAAAATAAAGAAGGACATAGCGGCAACAATTCAGAGGGTCATCAAGGACGTGTCCAGGGAGTACGGAATTGCACTCAACCTGCGGAAATTGAACGTGGTCATCCGCTGATTCTTTTTTCTCTTTTTTCTATTGCATTTTCAAATCAGCACTCAAGATCGTCATCATCCTTGCGTCAGCACTGCCGAGATCATCATCCGCTCCAATTTCGCGGGAGATTTAATAACGTTGCTGGCATTTCGTCGAGCATCTAAACGTTAAGCTTTTAAGCTAACTGTGCAACCCAATCAACATGGACGCTCTAATCCTTGGAGTTCTGGCGGCGCTGGCATCGGCTTTCTCGTGGGCGACATCAACGATACTGATAAAGGCAGGAATGAGGGACAAGAGCCCGGTGACGGCCAACATATTCCGCCTCTACGCCGTCTCAGTGATGTTCGTTGCCATATTCCTCGCCAACGGCACCTTCTCGAAGGTCGCCGAGCTGTCGCCGAAGCTGCTCGCGGTGGCCTTCGTCTCCGGCGCTTTTGGCTTCGTTATAGGCGACTACTTCTACCTCAACGCCCTCAAGATGATGGGTGTCTCTAGAACAGTCCCCATAACCTCCACCTACCCGCTGTGGACCATACTGTGGGCCTTTCTCTTCCTTGGAAGGGAAGTGAGCGCCCAGATAATCGTGGGCGCTGCCCTGGTGGTTTCGGCCATAGTGGTGGTGAGGAAGGCGGAGGAGGAAGAGGAGATAAACCCCAAGGGCTTCCTCTTCGCGATCCTTGCCCCAATCTCCTGGAGCTTCGCGATACTCACCATGGACTGGCTCACCGGCTACGTGGACGTGCTCACGCTCGCGGGGATAAGAATGATGTTCGCGGCCTTAGCCGTGTCGCTGTTCCTGCCGAGGTA of Thermococcus sp. JdF3 contains these proteins:
- a CDS encoding DMT family transporter; its protein translation is MDALILGVLAALASAFSWATSTILIKAGMRDKSPVTANIFRLYAVSVMFVAIFLANGTFSKVAELSPKLLAVAFVSGAFGFVIGDYFYLNALKMMGVSRTVPITSTYPLWTILWAFLFLGREVSAQIIVGAALVVSAIVVVRKAEEEEEINPKGFLFAILAPISWSFAILTMDWLTGYVDVLTLAGIRMMFAALAVSLFLPRYAGELRRITLREALLLTGAAATGLLLGQYLFVYSINLVGSQISAPVSAINPIIASTLAILILKEPPNRKILEGLILAVLGVILISTG